One stretch of Schizosaccharomyces pombe strain 972h- genome assembly, chromosome: III DNA includes these proteins:
- the ssp2 gene encoding serine/threonine protein kinase AMPK catalytic (alpha) subunit Ssp2, with product MQPQEVDLMENSTMRNGARVLPPEAISKRHIGPYIIRETLGEGSFGKVKLATHYKTQQKVALKFISRQLLKKSDMHMRVEREISYLKLLRHPHIIKLYDVITTPTDIVMVIEYAGGELFDYIVEKKRMTEDEGRRFFQQIICAIEYCHRHKIVHRDLKPENLLLDDNLNVKIADFGLSNIMTDGNFLKTSCGSPNYAAPEVINGKLYAGPEVDVWSCGIVLYVMLVGRLPFDDEFIPNLFKKVNSCVYVMPDFLSPGAQSLIRRMIVADPMQRITIQEIRRDPWFNVNLPDYLRPMEEVQGSYADSRIVSKLGEAMGFSEDYIVEALRSDENNEVKEAYNLLHENQVIQEKSHLSKSKRVDSFLSVSPPAFSEYTSELQKKSKQELIDPTLEGPRWTVSDPPTYAKQTIDSNICVLVPTAEKNKLEMRTLADAASAVDTSQSTRKKSRRNKWHFGVRCRGDAPEILLAVYRALQRAGAQFTVPKPVNGKYRSDMYTIKSRWEIPHCKREGKNTYAYIELQLYEVMPGCFMLDVKSNGYKDIYSHPERTADHGMDDLKSSFPFLDLCAMLVCKLFSA from the exons ATGCAACCGCAGGAGGTTGATTTAATGGAGAACTCAACCATGCGAAATGGAGCAAGAGTTTTACCACCAGAAGCCATATCCAAGCGCCATATCGGCCCTTATATTATAAGGGAAACCCTTGGTGAAGGTTCTTTTGGCAAAGTCAAGC TCGCTACTCATTACAAAACGCAACAGAAAGTTGCTCTCAAGTTTATCTCCCGTCAATTGCTAAAGAAAAGCGATATGCATATGCGTGTGGAGCGTGAAATTTCATACTTGAAGCTTTTGCGACATCCtcatattattaaattgtATGATGTGATAACCACGCCCACAGATATCGTTATGGTAATTGAATATGCAGGTGGTGAATTGTTTGATTATATtgtagaaaagaaaagg ATGACTGAAGATGAGGGTCGtcgtttttttcaacaaattatATGTGCAATTGAGTACTGTCACCGTCACAAAATTGTACATCGCGATCTTAAACCCGAAAATTTGTTGTTGGATGACAATCTCAACGTAAAGATTGCTGATTTCGGTTTATCAAATATTATGACAGACGGTAATTTCCTAAAAACGTCCTGTGGCAGTCCAAATTATGCAGCCCCGGAAGTTATCAACGGGAAATTGTATGCTGGTCCAGAAGTCGATGTTTGGAGTTGCGGCATTGTTCTCTATGTGATGTTGGTGGGTCGTCTTCCTTTCGACGATGAATTTATCCccaatttgtttaaaaaagttaaca GTTGTGTTTATGTTATGCctgattttctttctccCGGAGCACAATCTTTAATTCGCCGAATGATTGTTGCAGATCCAATGCAGAGGATAACAATTCAGGAAATACGTCGGGACCCTTGGTTCAACGTTAATTTACCCGATTATTTACGTCCTATGGAGGAGGTCCAAGGCTCTTATGCTGATTCACGAATTGTCAGCAAGCTTGGTGAGGCAATGGGGTTCTCGGAGGATTACATTGTCGAAGCTTTACGTTCAgatgaaaataatgaagtAAAAGAGGCTTATAACTTGCTACATGAAAATCAAGTAATCCAAGAAAAGAGTCATCTCTCCAAATCAAAACGAGTCGATTCTTTTCTATCTGTATCTCCACCCGCATTTTCAGAATATACTTCTGAATTGCAAAAGAAGTCAAAACAGGAGCTTATCGATCCTACTTTAGAAGGACCGCGTTGGACAGTCTCCGACCCTCCAACATATGCTAAACAAACAATTGACAGTAACATATGTGTCCTTGTGCCTACggcagaaaaaaataaacttgaAATGAGGACTCTTGCCGATGCTGCTAGTGCTGTGGATACGAGCCAATCCACTCGCAAAAAGAGTCGCCGTAACAAATGGCATTTTGGTGTTCGCTGCCGGGGCGATGCACCTGAAATTTTGTTGGCTGTGTATCGAGCTTTACAACGTGCAGGAGCTCAGTTTACCGTTCCAAAACCAGTAAATGGAAAATATCGATCAGACATGTATACCATTAAAAGTCGTTGGGAAATTCCTCATTGTAAAAgggaaggaaaaaatacttATGCTTATATTGAGTTACAACTTTATGAAGTTATGCCCGGGTGTTTTATGCTAGATGTGAAATCTAATGGTTACAAAGATATTTATTCTCATCCTGAACGAACAGCTGATCATGGCATGGATGATCTTAAGTCATCTTTCCCATTTTTAGATTTGTGTGCTATGCTGGTGTGCAAGTTATTTTCTGCATGA
- the mug24 gene encoding rrm type RNA-binding protein — MAIMHKIGCAGSEVETDRVLEKDQANNGHFVDSDCCFQETGSTGTANSICTLNDSEDDNSSLNSVDNNECTNLDCGGKKHKNLSPNPSFHVNINAAEFIPKSHNGYAPKSMNPPPEQLDSPCYPHFDQDSSSVIYPSPPSTYYPNMYVSANTFIPMPYAHYTDNMYHAKPVNRPNFLPREGTPPPFAQQPAEQFSPFNSEYESLLDFRALILGNLPVDYKISELLSLIHSGPLEKIQSNPGKRRIIITFLDSADAFFFYERYHPRGFIFHGRPLKLTFARPSPLPESIQNFCSNTAASRNVFIGNLPSSYHEKEIEEAFGKFGKIEHIKILSKKNIAFVHFLNIRDAIKVVRTLSCDPDYHSWRIFFGSDRCANHPPSFDERSCFTSKQNPDTTSDRCRQQESKDNGNRTVFLGNLHTKTKGHEICDLIRHGGLQDFHYIPEKHICFVTFITYSAANAFHDYLAEEEVLLHGRRIKVGWGKESGPLPRVLEDSILMGASRNVYFSHISDSLTTEELELILRQYGEIESIKYLKNRSSGFVAYTNISNAMKAVNGLPIHPLFKKSKIRYAPDRCEQELQKSKSNSPIQQNVPLQQFITPPFSYPVAYCPAIPPGSDPILNFGIQYQPFIPFTAVPSFPFNCNVPNYPQTSDHEND; from the coding sequence ATGGCTATTATGCACAAAATTGGCTGTGCCGGAAGTGAAGTTGAGACCGACCGTGTTCTTGAAAAAGACCAAGCAAACAACGGTCACTTCGTTGATAGTGATTGCTGCTTTCAAGAGACAGGAAGTACTGGCACGGCCAACAGCATTTGCACTTTAAATGATTCAGAAGATGATAACAGTAGTCTTAATTCAGTGGACAATAATGAATGTACCAACCTTGACTGTGGTGGTAAAAAGCACAAAAATCTTTCACCTAATCCTTCTTTCCATGTAAACATCAATGCCGCAGAATTTATTCCGAAATCTCATAATGGGTATGCTCCTAAATCAATGAATCCCCCTCCCGAACAACTCGATTCTCCTTGTTATCCTCATTTTGACCAGGACTCTTCTTCAGTCATTTATCCTTCTCCACCTTCAACCTATTACCCCAACATGTATGTTTCAGCAAACACCTTCATACCGATGCCCTATGCCCACTATACCGACAATATGTATCATGCAAAACCTGTAAACCGTCCAAATTTCCTACCTCGAGAAGGTACTCCTCCTCCGTTTGCCCAACAACCTGCGGAGCAATTTTCACCATTCAATTCAGAATACGAATCCTTGTTAGATTTTCGTGCTTTAATCCTTGGTAACTTGCCAGTTGACTACAAAATTTCCGAATTACTTTCGCTTATCCACTCTGGACCATTAGAGAAGATTCAGTCCAACCCTGGAAAACGCAGGATTATAATTACATTTCTTGATTCTGCTGAtgcctttttcttttatgaAAGGTACCATCCTCGTGGATTCATTTTTCATGGTAGGCCACTCAAATTGACATTTGCTAGACCTTCTCCTTTACCTGAATcgattcaaaatttttgctcGAACACTGCGGCCAGCCGTAATGTGTTCATCGGCAatcttccttcttcttATCACGAGaaggaaattgaagaagcgTTTGGTAAATTCGGCAAGATTGAGCACATAAAAATCCTCtcgaaaaagaatattgcTTTTGTTCACTTTTTGAACATCCGCGACGCAATCAAGGTTGTTCGTACCTTATCTTGCGATCCTGACTATCACTCATGGCGAATATTTTTTGGCTCAGATCGCTGTGCAAATCATCCACCTTCATTTGATGAAAGGTCATGTTTCACTTCCAAGCAAAATCCGGATACCACGTCTGACCGTTGCAGGCAGCAGGAATCAAAAGACAATGGAAACCGTACTGTCTTCCTTGGCAATCTCCATACTAAGACTAAAGGACATGAAATATGCGATCTAATCCGACATGGAGGGTTACAAGACTTCCACTATATTCCTGAAAAACATATATGCTTCGTTACATTTATAACGTATTCGGCCGCCAACGCTTTCCACGACTACTTGGCTGAGGAAGAAGTTTTATTACACGGTCGAAGAATTAAAGTAGGATGGGGTAAAGAAAGTGGACCTTTGCCCAGAGTTTTAGAAGATTCTATATTGATGGGCGCTTCCAGAAATGTTTACTTCAGCCATATATCAGATTCACTTACTACCGAAGAGTTAGAGCTCATACTGCGTCAGTATGGAGAGATTGaatcaattaaatatttaaaaaatagaagtTCTGGATTCGTTGCCTATACAAATATATCTAATGCCATGAAGGCTGTCAATGGCTTGCCTATACATCCTTTGTTCAAGAAGAGCAAAATCCGCTATGCTCCTGATAGATGCGAACAAGAGCTTCAAAAGTCTAAATCCAACTCTCCTATCCAACAGAATGTTCCATTGCAGCAATTTATTACTCCACCGTTTTCATATCCTGTAGCTTATTGTCCAGCAATTCCTCCAGGTTCGGATccaatattaaattttggtATCCAGTATCAGCCCTTTATCCCCTTTACAGCCGTTCCCTCTTTTCCTTTCAACTGCAATGTTCCGAACTATCCTCAAACATCCGACCACGAAAACGACTAG
- the ppn1 gene encoding cleavage and polyadenylation specificity factor complex-associated protein encodes MDNWNSVRNVSSDRQTSKTSENPPHTSNEYSGKPEFINLSPDLEENLDEKLMSAFPGLEPHVFQHSQSPLSHKDASLLATMPSVASSNPSLISSGSSQTGSPSQSLSSNKEPSSPGISPSNDSQSQNTNHTSISANPYVNNPSHTSRNPDSGSSLNTASHEVPSSKSDVNVQMLARLKSKSRQKISSSDPLEDLRLTLTECLNPINIVQAPKECAAILVNLMSNITQDDQKLVFLDLLKSKVGNSIYSQLVDGGRKLFLPKLRNWFVSAIRSKHDELIHLILLVLANLPLTTEKLAEVKFGKPILIVKKKSTNSVIRQLAENLSELAEKSFTIEQNRENEKSSTKNDSTVSSSAVVMAPAGPAMAPSASNKPSASSTTKSSNSKSKKKVTSISGTSFFKNLASSTKPTSASSSTKAPLTKQQTNPSTPLSSIMAGLKGREKEKDKDSGISSENVSNNREELPSFRKRSSSSRQSEEIASLQAENAVFSSDPASNDEKTGNKKRKKKSVSWKPDNDLVQVKFIESLNEEGAASVKTPHIYGNARDMDRQEARVAFGSHVEDDVENEIIWYKPVPIKFEISKDEIHPRGYKCGGNERNLTPEATSEIEREKNESKDISTFNIILDLPVIREFDDSRPPAHIKLVSSDTQATTELGFNGLVQQVSENNTNAYSATSNSQLSSIFSNLSSSISDASSNVLQNPSLSIPNYSNAI; translated from the exons atggATAATTGGAATTCCGTGCGAAATGTGTCGAGTGATAGACAAACAAGTAAAACGTCAGAAAATCCTCCACATACTTCCAATGAGTATAGTGGAAAACCGGAATTTATTAATCTGAGTCCTGATTTAGAAGAAAACTTAGATGAAAAGTTAATGAGTGCTTTCCCTG GCTTAGAACCTCATGTGTTTCAACACTCCCAGTCACCTCTGTCACATAAAGATGCTTCATTGTTAGCTACAATGCCTTCAg TTGCCTCATCCAATCCATCACTCATATCTTCTGGATCTTCGCAAACTGGCTCCCCATCACAATCCTTGTCCTCTAATAAGGAACCAAGTTCTCCTGGCATTTCTCCTTCCAATGACTCTCAATCACAAAATACTAATCATACCTCTATCTCAGCCAATCCATATGTTAATAATCCAAGTCATACTTCAAGGAATCCGGATTCAGGATCTTC TTTAAATACCGCCTCCCATGAAGTACCATCATCAAAATCAGACGTGAACGTTCAAATGCTTGCACGATTAAAATCTAAATCTcgtcaaaaaatttcttcctCTGATCCGTTAGAAGATTTGCGCCTTACTCTGACTGAGTGTTTAAACCCAATTAACATCGTCCAAGCTCCAAAAGAATGTGCTGCAATCCTTGTTAATCTCATGAGCAATATCACCCAAGATGATCAAAAATTAGTTTTTCTAGATCTTCTTAAAAGCAAAGTGGGGAATAGTATTTATAGCCAACTTGTTGACGGCGGTCGTAAATTGTTCCTTCCTAAACTACGTAACTGGTTTGTATCAGCTATTCGTTCTAAACACGACGAACTCATTCATTTAATACTGCTCGTGCTAGCTAATCTTCCTCTTACGACTGAGAAGCTAGCTGAGGTTAAGTTTGGCAAACCAATTTtaatcgtaaaaaaaaagtctaCCAATTCCGTTATACGCCAGCTTGCTGAAAATCTTTCTGAACTGGCCGAGAAAAGTTTTACTATTGAACAAAATAGAGAAAATGAGAAGAGCTCTACGAAGAACGATTCGACTGTTTCATCTTCCGCAGTCGTTATGGCCCCGGCTGGTCCGGCGATGGCCCCGTCTGCGTCTAATAAACCAAGCGCTTCCTCAACTACTAAATCAAGCAATTcgaaatctaaaaaaaaggtaacCAGCATATCGGGAACAtccttctttaaaaatttagcaaGCTCTACAAAACCAACTTCGGCCTCCTCTTCAACAAAAGCGCCTTTGACAAAACAGCAAACCAACCCTTCTACTCCTCTTTCCTCTATCATGGCTGGCTTGAAAGGACGGGAGAAGGAAAAGGACAAGGATTCTGGAATAAGTTCAGAAAATGTTAGTAATAATCGTGAGGAATTGCCCAGCTTCAGGAAGCGTTCCTCTTCGTCGAGGCAAAGTGAGGAGATTGCATCTTTACAAGCTGAGAATGCAGTGTTCAGTAGTGATCCTGCTTCTAATGATGAGAAAACAGGaaacaaaaagagaaagaagaagtCCGTTTCATGGAAGCCCGATAACGATCTTGTTCAAgtcaaatttattgaatcTCTTAATGAGGAAGGTGCCGCGTCAGTCAAAACACCACACATCTATGGAAATGCTAGGGATATGGACAGACAGGAAGCTCGTGTAGCGTTTGGTAGCCACGTTGAAGACGATGTAGAAAACGAAATTATTTGGTACAAACCAGTTCctataaaatttgaaatttctaaAGATGAAATCCATCCTCGTGGATACAAATGTGGAGGGAATGAACGGAATTTGACCCCGGAAGCCACTAGCGAAATAGAACGTGAGAAGAATGAAAGTAAGGATATCTCCACTTTTAACATTATTTTGGATTTGCCTGTTATTCGAGAATTCGATGATTCTCGTCCTCCTGCTCACATCAAGCTAGTCTCGTCTGACACTCAAGCAACAACTGAATTGGGATTTAATGGTTTAGTGCAGCAAGTTTCTGAAAATAACACGAATGCATACTCAGCTACTTCGAATTCGCAATTaagttcaattttttctaatttgtCATCTTCTATATCAGATGCTTCATCAAACGTTTTACAAAATCCATCTCTTTCGATACCAAATTACTCGAATGCTATATAA
- the sly1 gene encoding SNARE-binding protein Sly1 → MSIASVKTPSSLREAQIQSLEKLLNLNQDVNELESSPQHASNFPIWKVLIFDKAGSETISSVLRISDLRKHGVTVHMNITSFRQPIADVPAIYFVQPTQENIELIIEDLSKGLYESAYVCFSSTISRALLEQFAELASKTNTSHMIHQVYDQYLNYVVLESDFFSLQLPKIFHTFHNPSSDEALINSRVQDIVNGLFSVIVTLGTIPIIRCPQGSAAEMVAQKLNQRLKDHLMNTKDAFVSVNPKPRPILILLDRTVDLIPMINHSWTYQALIHDTLNMQLNRITVESVDDGKMTKRFYDLDGNDFFWESNASKPFPKVAENIDEELTRYKNDASEITRKSGVSSLEEVNVDAFADSTYLKSAVSLLPELTARKQILDMHMNIATALLKAIQERHLDDFFQLEDNITGLNRSAILACINNKEQGTPEDKLRFFIIWYLSVDSVPASDLQAYEEALVNNGCTLEALNFVKRVREITKMTMLASSTTRPATGQTGDNLFRGFSSLSTRFTDRFKEAGIGGLENIISGVRNLIPFRKDGTITSIVQSLMDPGSSPASKQTESYLLLDPKSARAITVNNDPRAMNKRQTFSEAIVCVLGGGNYLEYGNLADWAREQNPKKRIIYGSTDILSPSEFMEEMASLS, encoded by the exons ATGTCTATTGCATCTGTAAAAACACCGTCTTCTTTGAGAGAAGCTCAAATTC AATCTTTAGAAAAACTGCTTAATTTGAACCAAGACGTCAACGAACTTGAATCAAGCCCTCAACATGCCTCTAATTTTCCCATTTGGAAAGTTTTAATCTTCGATAAGGCAGGGTCGGAGACTATTTCTTCTGTTCTCAGAATTAGTGATCTCAGAAAACATGGCGTTACGGTTCACATGAATATCACTTCGTTTCGTCAGCCTATTGCTGATGTCCCAGCTATTTACTTTGTTCAACCTACTCAAGAAAACATTGAGCTAATAATAGAG GATCTTTCGAAGGGTCTTTACGAATCAGCCTATGTCTGTTTTTCATCTACCATTTCTCGTGCTCTTCTGGAACAGTTTGCCGAATTGGCGTcgaaaacaaatacaagTCACATGATTCATCAAGTGTATGACCAGTATCTTAATTATGTTGTGTTAGaaagtgattttttttctcttcaacTGCCCAAAATCTTTCATACGTTCCATAACCCGTCTTCAGATGAGGCTCTCATTAATTCACGCGTTCAGGATATTGTAAATGGTCTCTTTTCAGTGATCGTTACACTCGGAACCATTCCTATCATTCGTTGCCCACAAGGATCGGCTGCTGAGATGGTTGCCCAAAAGTTGAATCAACGTCTAAAGGACCATTTAATGAATACCAAGGATGCTTTTGTTTCTGTTAATCCAAAACCAAGGCCAATTCTTATTTTACTGGATAGAACGGTCGATTTGATTCCAATGATAAATCATTCTTGGACTTACCAAGCTTTGATTCATGATACCCTAAATATGCAACTCAATAGGATTACCGTAGAGTCAGTCGATGATGGAAAAATGACAAAGCGGTTTTACGATTTAGATggaaatgattttttctGGGAAAGTAATGCTAGCAAACCATTTCCTAAAGTTGCCGAAAACATTGATGAAGAGTTGACTCGATATAAAAATGATGCTAGTGAAATTACCCGAAAATCCGGTGTTTCTTCACTTGAAGAAGTTAATGTTGACGCATTTGCTGATTCgacttatttaaaaagtgcAGTTAGCTTGCTCCCAGAGCTTACAGCTCGTAAACAAATCCTTGACATGCATATGAATATAGCAACTGCATTATTAAAAGCTATTCAAGAGCGCCATTTAGATGACTTTTTTCAGTTAGAAGATAATATAACTGGACTAAACAGAAGTGCCATTCTCGCTTGCATCAATAACAAGGAACAAGGAACTCCCGAAGACAAGCTacgattttttataatttggTATTTAAGTGTTGATTCCGTACCGGCTTCTGATTTGCAGGCATATGAAGAGGCGTTGGTTAACAATGGCTGTACATTAGAAgcattaaattttgttaagaG GGTTCGTGAAATAACTAAAATGACCATGTTAGCATCTTCTACCACAAGACCAGCTACGGGTCAAACAGGAGATAATTTATTTCGTGGATTTAGCAGTCTTTCCACAAGG tTTACCGACCGCTTTAAAGAAGCCGGTATTGGTGGccttgaaaatattatttcgGGGGTTAGAAATCTGATTCCCTTCAGGAAGGATGGGACTATTACATCTATTGTTCAGAGTCTAATGGACCCTGGCTCTTCTCCTGCCTCCAAACAAACAGAGTCTTATCTATTATTAGATCCCAAATCAGCTCGTGCTATTactgtaaacaatgatCCTAGGGCCATGAACAAAAGACAGACTTTTAGTGAAGCAATTGTTTGCGTACTAGGAGGTGGTAATTATTTAGAATATGGTAATCTGGCTGATTGGGCGCGTGAACAAAATCCTAAGAAGCGTATCATATACGGTAGTACCGACATATTATCGCCATCTGAATTTATGGAAGAAATGGCTTCTCtatcttaa
- the hmt1 gene encoding vacuolar phytochelatin and glutathione S-conjugate ABC family transmembrane transporter Hmt1: protein MVLRYNSPRLNILELVLLYVGFFSIGSLNLLQKRKATSDPYRRKNRFGKEPIGIISWWILGIALTYVVDISNLVIYALRVPNWWPCKTTVVCLILFLLFWIIVLISCADSKALPKNADSILKAYRLSVLYVWAIDIVFETIFIVYSPHPNETFQGIVLADHVARLVLCVFATAIYLTYRRKRHTHDPLDFEERQLTEESNVNENAISQNPSTVQLGVSASTSNFGTLKSTSKKPSDKSWAEYFRSFSTLLPYLWPTKDYRLQFQIFICIVLLFLGRAVNILAPRQLGVLTEKLTKHSEKIPWSDVILFVIYRFLQGNMGVIGSLRSFLWVPVSQYAYRAISTKALRHVLNLSYDFHLNKRAGEVLTALTKGSSLNTFAEQVVFQIGPVLLDLGVAMVYFFIKFDIYFTLIVLIMTLCYCYVTVKITSWRTEARRKMVNSWRESYAVQNDAIMNFETVKNFDADDFENERYGHAVDIYLKQERKVLFSLNFLNIVQGGIFTFSLAIACLLSAYRVTFGFNTVGDFVILLTYMIQLQQPLNFFGTLYRSLQNSIIDTERLLEIFEEKPTVVEKPNAPDLKVTQGKVIFSHVSFAYDPRKPVLSDINFVAQPGKVIALVGESGGGKSTIMRILLRFFDVNSGSITIDDQDIRNVTLSSLRSSIGVVPQDSTLFNDTILYNIKYAKPSATNEEIYAAAKAAQIHDRILQFPDGYNSRVGERGLKLSGGEKQRVAVARAILKDPSIILLDEATSALDTNTERQIQAALNRLASGRTAIVIAHRLSTITNADLILCISNGRIVETGTHEELIKRDGGAYKKMWFQQAMGKTSAETH from the exons atggTTCTACGTTACAACAGCCCACGCCTCAATATTCTTGAGCTGGTCCTTCTATATGTCGGATTTTTTAGTATTGGGTCCTTGAACTTACTGCAGAAAAGGAAAGCTACTTCTGATCCTTATCGTAGGAAAAATCGCTTCGGCAAAGAACCTATAGGAATAATTTCCTGGTGGATATTGGGAATTGCATTAACCTAC gTCGTTGATATCAGCAATCTTGTCATCTACGCATTGCGAGTTCCAAATTGGTGGCCCTGTAAAACCACTGTTGTCTGTTTAATTCTcttccttttattttggaTAATTGTACTTATCTCATGCGCAGATTCTAAAgctcttccaaaaaatgcGGATTCCATACTAAAGGCCTACCGCCTTAGCGTCTTGTACGTTTGGGCTATAGACATTGTatttgaaacaattttCATTGTCTACAGTCCTCATCCAAATGAAACATTTCAAGGAATTGTATTGGCGGACCATGTAGCCCGATTGGTCTTATGTGTTTTCGCTACAGCTATATATCTAACTTATAGACGAAAGAGACATACGCACGATCCCCTGGATTTTGAGGAGCGTCAATTAACAGAAGAGTCAAACGTTAATGAGAATGCTATCTCTCAAAATCCCTCGACCGTTCAGCTCGGTGTATCGGCATCAACCTCGAATTTTGGTACACTCAAATCAACATCGAAAAAACCTAGTGATAAATCTTGGGCAGAATATTTCCGTTCTTTCTCTACTTTACTTCCCTATCTCTGGCCGACAAAAGATTACCGACTTCAGTTTCAGATTTTCATTTGCATAGTTTTACTCTTTTTGGGGCGAGCTGTTAACATACTTGCTCCCCGACAACTGGGTGTGTTAACTGAAAAGCTCACAAAACATAGTGAGAAAATTCCTTGGTCTGATGTTATTCTATTCGTTATCTATCGTTTTTTGCAAGGAAATATGGGAGTAATTGGTTCTCTTCGATCTTTCTTATGGGTTCCTGTCTCTCAATATGCTTATAGAGCGATATCAACTAAGGCTTTGAGACATGTTCTAAACCTGTCATACGATTTTCATTTGAATAAACGTGCTGGTGAGGTTTTGACCGCCTTAACTAAAGGAAGTTCGTTGAATACGTTTGCAGAACAAGTTGTGTTTCAGATTGGGCCTGTTTTGTTGGATTTGGGAGTAGCCATGgtatacttttttattaagtttgacatttattttacgCTTATTGTGTTAATTATGACACTTTGTTACTGTTACGTTACGGTCAAAATTACATCTTGGCGTACCGAGGCTAGAAGAAAGATGGTTAATAGCTGGCGCGAGAGTTATGCTGTGCAAAATGACGCGATTATGAATTTCGAAACcgttaaaaattttgatgcAGATgactttgaaaatgaacGATACGGTCATGCTGTGGATATTTATCTTAAGCAAGAGCGGAAGGTACTATTTAgccttaattttttaaatatcgTTCAAGGTGGAATATTTACATTCAGCTTGGCAATTGCTTGTCTATTAAGTGCTTATAGAGTAACATTCGGCTTTAACACTGTCGGTGATTTTGTCATACTTTTGACATACATGATTCAGCTACAGCAGCctcttaattttttcggAACTTTATATCGTTCATTGCAAAATAGCATCATCGATACAGAAAGACtacttgaaatttttgaggAGAAACCTACTGTGGTGGAGAAACCAAATGCCCCAGATCTTAAAGTCACTCAAGGTAAGGTAATATTCTCTCATGTTTCATTTGCATATGATCCACGAAAACCTGTTTTATCAGATATCAATTTTGTTGCACAACCAGGAAAAGTTATTGCGTTAGTGGGAGAATCAGGTGGTGGGAAATCTACAATTATGAGAATTCTTTTACGATTCTTCGATGTCAACTCGGGATCCATAACCATTGATGATCAAGACATACGAAATGTTACGTTGTCTAGTCTTCGATCTTCAATAGGTGTAGTTCCCCAAGATAGTACCCTTTTTAATGATACTATTCTTTACAATATTAAATATGCTAAACCTTCTGCGACCAATGAGGAGATTTATGCTGCTGCTAAGGCTGCTCAAATTCACGATCGTATATTACAATTCCCAGATGGTTATAATTCTCGTGTCGGAGAAAGAGGCTTAAAGTTAAGCGGTGGTGAAAAACAACGTGTAGCAGTTGCCAGAGCTATCTTAAAAGATCCTTCAATTATCCTTCTCGATGAAGCTACTTCTGCTCTGGACACAAATACTGAGCGACAAATCCAGGCAGCCTTGAATAGACTTGCATCTGGCCGAACTGCTATAGTAATCGCTCACAGGCTCTCCACCATCACCAATGCAGACTTAATTCTTTGTATTTCGAATGGTAGAATCGTTGAGACTGGCACACACGAAGAGTTAATAAAGCGTGACGGCGGAgcttacaaaaaaatgtgGTTTCAACAAGCAATGGGAAAAACTTCTGCTGAAACTCATTAA